A segment of the Corythoichthys intestinalis isolate RoL2023-P3 chromosome 16, ASM3026506v1, whole genome shotgun sequence genome:
AAGTTTACATAGTTGCCATGTTGACAgagaccttttctttttttagtctGGACACATTTGCACTTAATTTTTAACTCCATGGCCGCCAATGATAACGATGGGTGTCAAATCTACAGTGGTAtttaaaagtatctgaatcttttggaatttctcacatttctgcataaaatcaccatcaaatgttagctgatctttgtcataatcacacagatgaaaaaacagcatcttctttaactaaaacctcacaaaaatgtataggttttcatatgttaatgaggatagaacgcaaaaaaatgacagaaggaggatcattgtcttgttgcagcatccatccgctttttagcttcaactgtctgacagatggctccaggttttccagcaaaacatcctgataaacttttgaattcattcttccattaatgattacaagctgtccaggccctgaggtagcaaaacaaccccaaatcatgatgctccctgcaccatgcttcacggtggggatgaggtgtagatgttggtgagctgctccatttttcctccacacatgatgttgtgtgttactcccaaacatttcaacttcggtttcatcagtcaacaaaatattttgccgaaagttctgtggagtgtccaagtgctcccatgaacaccattcttggccattgttttacatgtatttgatgtgtgcacggagatattggactgtgtcagtgatttctgtaagtctttagcagacactccagagttcttttttacctctctgagtattctatgctgaactcttggcgtcatctttggtgaacggccactccttgggagagaagcaacagtgccaaactctctccatttgtagacaacttccatgactgtcgattgatgaacatccagacttttagagatggttttgtatcctttaccagctttatacaaatcaacaatcgcaggtcttcagacagctcttttgactgagccatgatgcacatcagacaatgcttctcatcaagacaattcttaccaggtgtgtgttttatagtgggcacggcagctttaaaccactcatcagtgactgggcacacacctgacttgaattgtttggtcaaaattggtttcaattgctctttaatagagggttcacttattttcccccttctgtcattgtttgtatgctatcctcattaaaatataaaaacctataaatgtttggctggttttaaagcagacagtttttacatccgtgtgattttaacaaagatcaaatcacatttgatggtaattttatgcagaaatgtgagaaattccaaaaggttctggTACTTTTTCATTTCACTGTATTTTTGGggctcgccatcaatggcaggctATTAGTGAAGAGCAGCTTGTAGTCATACCATATTTAACATTTTTGCTCATCGTTGTGCAATTAAGTTAACAATTAAGTTAACTAATAATGGTGATAGTGTGGAAGTTATTTTTTCCAAGTGCAACTACTCTAAGAAGCATCAAATTGCAcataaatgggaaaaaaaaaacatttatgtgTAGTGACTAAACTCTTAACCCTGgtgataaatgcacctgctgcgAGCGGAAATCCAGCTACAAGACAAGCAGGAACTGCAGCTCCATTTACCTGCTGACTCGCCAGTGTTGATCCAGTCCGGGTTGGCAATGCTGGCAATCGCAAAGATATCCGCCGCCAGAAACAGGCACCCTGAAATGATGGTCAGCTTGTCCATGTTTTCTCCTTCATCAAACGAGCCTGTCAATGACGAGGGTGATGGTGGCGGGGAGGGAGGCAGGGATTAAGCAGGGGAGAAAGGTAGCGGTCGATGTCCAAAATCTGACCCCGGGAAGAGAGACGCTGGGCCGGCTGTTGTCAGTCTAACCTCGCCCCCCTCTACCTCCTCAGCGGGAGCCCcgctgttgtgtttccactgtgCATTTTTGCAACAATGTTTTATCTCCCTTCCTTAACGCCAAAGCATCACATCTCAAACGCCCTGCTCTTCAAACAATAGCTGGCGGATGAAGCGCTCGCGTCATCCCGCGGATGCGTTCGGAAGCATCGGGCGCAGCTGCGACTAGCAGGCGGCTAGCTACTTCCCAGACTCGGGCTCCGTGAGCTGCGCTGCGGCCCGTCGGCTTCTCGACAGCCGAAACCCCGACTGGGCGAGCATTTCAATCGGAAGACGCGAAGCAATAGTTTCAGTGGGTTTTgacttagttgttttttttaaaaaaaaaaagctgaaatcACTGTGTAAAACGAGCGCTCATCACCGTGGCGTCCCCCCCGGTTCTTCCTCAGTTTGTTAGCCGAGCAGCCTCACTCCTTCCTCCCCGCTCCTTGTTCTTCTTCCGCGGACCGGTGGTGGTGGTGGAGGAGGGAAGACAACGGGGACACGGCCGTATTTCAGTCCACGATGCGCCGTTAAAGGTCCGAAGGTGAGCAGCAAAATGGCACCGCAGTTGTTATTGCGCGAACCACCCGCCGCTAGCCGTGCCTCCCGTTCCGCCTCATGACATCAGGCCGAACATGAACACCCACTTGGTCCACTCCACACACTGCCCCGCGGTGTTCTCGCCCGACAGGGGGGCTTCACGACTCTCGCGATACCCCCTCCGCCACCAAATGAGACTGGGGGCTTGTCCTGAGCTGCCCCGTCTCTGGAATTTAagagagttgtattttttttccccattttccaAAGCGCTCAAAAGTCAATATGTGGGGGTGCACACAAGATTTCAGTCTTGTTCTATTTATGGaattatttaaaacaaatttgTTAGCGAGCATTGTTTTTGTTCGCTGAACAATTATTCAAGAATCTTAATCGTtgtaaattatagaaaaatatttgtaaaatatGCTAGTTCAGAAATAAACATTCTTTTGATTAGATTATAAATATGCACTTTCTAATGTAACCAGTTTTTCTATCGAAATGTTTTAAACAGCAATTTAGGATTGCGttataaatgtaataaaatgaCGTTTTAAATTTACATTATTATACACACTTTTACCTCATTTAAGCCTTCAACCACCAAAATTCACATTATTATACACACTTTTACCTCATTTAAGCCTTCAAccaccaaaagtcaaactccctaaatttcaaaaatatataaataataatactaacAATAGTGTAAGCAGTATACCTTTAGCTCATTATTTTATAATGTATGCTGGTGCACATTGGAAAATTTTCTGTCACACAGAATCATTGTCAACCAAAACTGCATTTAATTATGCACTCCAATGAATTTGCCCctctctgggggaaaaaaatatcttaCCACGATTCAACTCTCAATGGAAGTCAAAGGCATTTGGCTCCCCACAGTGGTTGATGAATGAGTCACATTGAGTCAAAAGATAAAACACTGCTTGGTTAAGTGTCATAATATTTAATTTACAGAGCTTTTCACAAAAACGAACATTGAAGCAACATTGCGATCAAGTGGGCAGCCCTCCCTCAAGACTGTATATGACTGGTGATATCGCCGCAGGAAGCTGTGACCATCAAGTCCTTGTTGCTTTACTTAatcgttgccattgacagcgataaatgtccaatccattttaacttccAGTTGAAATAGATTGGACGGGTAGGGCCGtttaattttgtaaaaatgaaTGCTTTTCATAACTCGTCCACAAAAGGAGTACTGATCAGATGTCCGCTAGCTGCCATGGTTTTCTTGCCGTCCACAAATTTTCTTGCAGCCTGGAAAAGGACATTTGAAGTGGATTGAAACATTCATATTAATATATACCATTGATCCACACCTTCCTTTCTTCTTTTGATTTAAAAGTGACTCACTTTGACCACATCGTCCTGGGTGACGGCTTCGATGGCCTGGAGAATCGTCTCGGGTGCCTGATACGCTCCGGCCGCCAGAGCCTGTGCACCCATCTCCGCCATCAGGCCGCTTGAGCTTTCAATCGACATCAGATAATCCGCTTTGGCTTGAGTCCTGCACAGAAATTACATCTTGCCATTTAATGTCTTTACATTGTCACTGTCATTGGGGGCAATCCCCCTACAAATGAGTTATGTGGCCCACCTGGAACTACTACAGAACAACTCATCGATTAGCAAATTGATTCACTGATATTTTGACAGTCAAATAATCATTTCGACACATTGTTCACCTAGAAATTGTACcaatctttttttcttaattgaaaatacagtattcccttatttttttatgtttttattgtattttttccatTTATATTGAAGAAATATACAATTCTCTTTATTTTGTAAGCGTAGCCCATTTTTTAGCTGTgcaaaacagtttaaaaaaacaacaaagataaatataagaaaataaaaagaaagccACTCATTTATTAGTATCTTGTTAAGagaaaactaatacagtactatgTTGACGTATGAAAGCCATAACGAGCACGGCCAATTTTTTTCTTGGGTATGaagaaaatatttgacgcgTGGTTAAGTACGTCATGACGATATTCAAATCCTatatactttaaaaaatatttataaatattGCAGCTTAGTTGACACGTCTCCATCGTTAAATCTGTGTAGTATGTTTTTATGTGTAATACTGCCCCCAAGTGGCTAACTGTATTTTTAGTACGCACATGCAATTCAATTATTTACCATGAATGTTTGGTTTTAAGTTCAAAACTGTAGAATGATCATATTCCTGTTTAAAAATTTGGGGGAATGCTGGTATGGATTAATATAGTCTAAAACATTTCTTGAGTGGCAGGATGATCCCAACTACACCGAACCATAATCTGAAAATTGACCTTATCCATATGTTGAAAACATAATATAGTCCAAATCGTGCATTTTTATAGTCGTTGCAACATGTACAGAAGCTCCTAGCCACAAAATCTTGCACCAAACTCACTTTGCTCTGGCGATGTCATCTGCAGTCACGGCGCCCTGGGCTATGGCGCCCACTTGAGCGATGGATGCTCGGATCACCTGCGTAAGGTTGTGACAAAAAGGCTGTTTGGTGATCTGCAGGCTTAAATTTGCCAGacattgtgtgtgtgcgtgtgcataCTCACGTCCCCAGCTGTGTTAGCTTGCGAGATGGTGTAAACGCCAAACAAACCAGAGTCGGCGTAGAACGCATTAAAAGCTGAAACCTGAAAGAAAATCAAAGATGGCAtaatcgtattggcccgaaaataagacggccctgattataagactctTTTTAAAGaccaaagtttaaaaaaaaaagactttttgaacaccaattagAGTAccggtacatctgaaacaaatgattataacaatatatttgagagaaaaagcattttattttgcctcattccaatcttaatatctgaacgtttaaatatgtaaactaaagtgcaatcacattcataaatgaatggcttctggttttagaaatgtaaataaaccaatcttttgtgataaaacaacaaaattgcaataactgcattaagcatcaaagtgaggtctaactaagtgtaatcttgaaacaaatctgaataaggaaaaacattgcaatgaaataatgcaaactggttaaacttgagagtagctgaaatctgtcatgacagaacattactcctcaagttcagcattcacttcaatgatatctggcgctatctagcgtcgtgaatgggtataatgtctacaccccgaatataagacgactcctaatttttttgtcttatttcaatgcaaaaaaacatcgtcttatatttgggccaatacggtatattgacTGATCATTGCGCCGTCAACTAAACAAGTGAAGGGTTTTCTTACATCAAAAACCTGCGTGGTCGCCTTGGCAACACCTTGGCCGAGTTTGCTGGTGATATTGGAGCCCCGCTTAACATGTGGCCCGGCTCCCAGGATCCTTTGCAGCACGACATAAGAGTTGGCCTCCGCGCTGCCTGCCACGGCGCCTTCGCTGACGACCATCGCATGAACCAGGTCGTTTTTGTTCTGAACACGGAGCTCACCTACAAGGAATGAAACAAGTGAGTGATCCTGTTTCATTGCCAATGACAGTATCACAtgtccaaatccattttgcccatGAGTTAAGTAGCACTTAGCTTACCCCCACggtaagacacttttatttgcgGAGCTCCAGCCCCACCGCGCACGCTGAGGAACCTCTCACCCAGCTCCTTCAGGTCAGAgtgttttacacctgaaagcaacCAGATTGGAAGCAGGATAAGAAAcgtcaagggaaaaaaaactcaaacgtatcaataaaaacaaaaacttacccagGCCAACAACCGCCATCCTGCTGGTAGTGAAATGGTCCTCCACAAATGAGTGCAGCTACATGTTGAAGACAACATAAAAAGTAAGCAAGCCTTCACTTTACTCTAATTATGACTTGACATTTACAAGTTAAGAACTGTGAATACAGAATCCCAAAAAATGGATCCACAAACCATATTATTACTATGAACTAGAGATCGAccgatatagaccctacccacgtgacgtcacaacttcgccctcctgactggtgccgcccaattgtccgtcaacacatcgtgtttacctgttacggctacgtacattcctcctatttacggcgtgtttttctgctccttaacattaataatcaaaatggtgaaggcgtgtgttgcggtcggttgcaataacagagaagatagacggagagacttgaagttctaccggattccgagagacccggagaggagagagcgagatgtgctgctgcaattcgacgagaaaactgggctccaaacgattaccacagattatgtagtagtcattttatatctggtaagatgcatttaatatatatttagagggttttgggctgacaaccacaattaagatcattgctaggctaatcgccgacaacatacgcgtatgtatgtagtgagagtgctatcgctaaaccatataaacactaaaagccctagctccattgacaaatgacatgaaatacattagacttgacagtggatgttagcaagaacaaaagattttgaattgaaaatttcgtaactcacctttccaagcacaagatagattcctgccgaattttcgtggacgaggacctgtttcacccaaccagcaacgaagtatttataagcctccaagctcttaaagtttttcaaactttcatgagaataggctgattttgtgtggacaagatagttgtacatatcagggtagctagaagatgtcaggcaaatacggcggagaaggcgggtcgaaaaacatcgatttaggcatcaaatatggatctggcgaatggataaactgaagcttttccacataacgccttttatgcaacgcatcaaatgagtttacggcatccgaaagcaccgggtcttccatgaaatgcattataaattgctcgatcaattgagaccattgataatacagacacaaaatgacggacaagggggcggaacaatacagcgatcacgtgattttgtgacatcggtgggtagggtctataggtttttcaggaccgatacagATTATaagtagttagaggggccgataacaGATTTTTGGAGCAAATAttaatttgcagtaaaagtgtaaaaactggtgtaaaaattgaatattgcaaacactgaacttgattaaaatttatTGAAtctcacaaatagaaaataatagctccagaagtgcctgaatttcctagactcagaaacatctcttCTAAAGTTGCAcattatatcgtttgaacatcgccatcgcgatatgTGCCCTATCGCAGAGCGtgcgatttttttgttttgttttgttttggttttcaacacgttaacttttgttttgcttcgCAAAAGCAGCAAGTGGGCAGAGACATGGTCTCCTGGATCCCTTTGATGTACATCAATCTTCATAATTCACAAATTAATCCCCTTAGCCTGGACTAaactgtattatatgaatacaatgtggtcatggtgagtcaaccaaagtcttcccaaacaaagctattcaagtcatctggtgaaaattcttcaagttttaatattgcaatacatatcgcaatatattgcaaacccccaCTAAGTCGCAATGtaagttccccccccccccccccccccaatatcgTTAAGCCCCAATGaccaccaaaataaaaacaggtcCGCCTAATGGACAAAATAATCATGGGAATAACAAATATATAACCCAGttataaatggatttttcctaTCAGACGGTCGGGTTTAAAAAAAGGCCAATACCtatatacgtcaaatttccaaatatcggcagCAATAATCGATCTCTACTATTAACACAAAGAAGAACCATACTTGCTGCGGAGACACCTTGCCGACCATGAAGTCTGGACAGTACAATGAGTTGGACAGGGCGTTTTTGTAAGCCGCTTCATGCAACTTCTCAATTACACCTGAATGGatggagaaaaaacaaaaaggcacaTGTCAGAATCTGCATTAGGCACTACTTTTCAGATGACCaaaaaaacatgtcaaaaatcatgttattcATGCATTAATCAtgcatttttggactataaaatgCTCCATTTCTTTTTGTTCGCCCTTTGAACGCTGTGTCTACTTTATGATTTTTAATAGCTAACTAGCATGGTGCTTCcttctttcattcattttgtgcTTTTGTGGCTTCAGACTGACTGTGAACACACATGTGGAACTTGTTACCTGGCGGGCAGCTGCATATGAATGACAAAGACTCAGCATATGAATCGAGGCAACTCAGTGtgttgatgtaatttgtttattaAAGAGATTTTTGCTCGATCAAATCTTTCTCTTCCTAATTAAATATATCATATTAAAAAGTGGATTCCTCTGGCTTTTCGTCAGGTGCAGCTTTTATGgctgttttgtgttttgaaAATTCGAATAAATGTTCACAGTGCTACTTATGGTCATTTACAGTACAATTTGTGCCCAATAAAgttttcaaatcaaatgtgccCACTTCCAGTCTTTTAGAgatctttttaaaaatctgattggaAAGGTAGGTCAGTACAGACTAGTGcttcaacgattaatcaattaactggagtaattctattagaaaaaagcttcgattcAAATCTTGCTGctagagtggcattgtaatggtttgtttttaaagtgtttgtagttagttttactgattttgGTTGAcacactgctctctagtggcaactgtgaatatgacataactcatttaacatggctgaatccagctgctccctgttaggaacaacataaggtaagtttttgtttgagttaatgttttttttatgcattcgtaatttagtttataggtatatttagctgttttttgtggtaaTGTTAGTTTGACTGATTTGTTgagagcaggggtctccaaaccggtcctcaagggccgctgtgggtcctggtttttgttataCTGATCGagcaccgacagtttaaccaatgaggtttctgctaaaacaagtagcacctgactgcaatcaactgattacacttgtaaaataccagattggtgcaaaggtgtcgtcttgttttgttggaacaaaatcctgcacgaactgcggccctatgtggaatagtttggagactactggttaagagcattgtaaaaaaagttaACGTTTTCATaacagatcctcatttattttattcataccgTTGGAGGCTAAGCTcacgtattttatttttaaataatagtgCAATTCTCCATAGTGGGGAACACTTGGGAAATGTATTTCTTatccgcatttaatgctcttttgaaagcgcAATCTTGGCAAGcacttgttttacatctcctaaaatttattctgcaatgtattaaatgttcctaatccgattactccatttttcaaactaactagttgatagattaatcgactacctaAATATAAAATAGCTGTAGCCCTAGTACAGACCTATTCGAGGAGACAGCTTTGCCCGAGCCTTGTCGGTATTCACCCTGGGTGTTAGGTCATTCACTTCCCAAGGCTGGAACTCCTGCGCCGTGGTCACATTGACCAAGTACTCCAAAATATTATCTCTGATCACACACAAAAACGTGTCAGCATAGGCCacttcatcaaacttaaaagcTTTCATACTTACAGGCCATCTCTAAAGCATTCTGCAGTGTAGACCATGGTTTCTCTTGATAAAGAAGCACTGCAGATCAACACAACTGGCATTACGTATATGCTTGTCAGGGAAGTAATTGGAGAGCATGAGAGGCACTGACCTGAGGCTGGCGCCAAGTGCTTCGACACCACGGCAGAGCTTGAAGGCAGAAACGCCTTTAGTAGTCTGCAACATAAAAAGGAACTAAACatttaaaagttgttttttttacctcatTTTTACTTGCTGTTATTGTCAAGTTTCTAAGCAAGAATACAAAAATGATATAACAAGGTAAACGGATGAGAAGTTACCAGATTCGCAGCCAGTCGCAGCACATGAGCTACACCCTGGTTCTCCACAGTCTCATAACGACTCCCAGCTTTCACAAACACACCCACGCTGGACAACGGGGTATAGTTGTCCAAGGAGGCGATCACCAAACCGTTTGGGAGTTTGGATACCTAATACAAAAAATGTGTTGCACTCGATGAAGGCCAGGAAGATTAAATCAAATGTTAAGTAAAGCATACGCACCTGGACATCTTGAGGAGCGGGAAGTGAGACGGCAAGCGACTTTTGTCCTGCATAGGCCTCGGTCAGTGCTTCATTTGGCCTGGCAGCAGCATAGCACCGCTTCTGAATGAGTGACCAAAGAAAATATACAACTGTAATTGACAAAAACATGTTGTCATCAGTTCATTATTGCTACGAAATCCAAATCATGGTGACATATGAGgtgacaaaatgcaaaatagttGAGATTTTCACCAGTGACATGTAGTGAGAGGCAGAACAATTATATGCTCTTCCCGGATAGCAGAAGGTACGATTAGACAGTGTTTCTATTATCATTTCTGTACATCTGCTTTTTGCGACATATATATTTGATGGTGTGGAAAACTGTTCAATAAAGGTAGTGTGACCTTCAGGTGGCGTCAACCTGAAATGTCGTAAAAAATCACTGATATTATGTGTCACGGACAGATAATgacaaaattgaatttgaacTGGACGCCAAcgaataatttatttcatacaTAAACATACACTTTACAAAAACTCCGCATTCATCAGCTTCCTGGCGGGCTAACTAGCCGGTGGGCTAACTACTAACAAAACGTAAGGTCacgtttatttatttgtaaattaaCAGAAATTAAAGTCAGATTTAACAGGAATGATGTATCAACGTTGAGAGGGAAACATCACTCACAGAGATATTGTTTAAAGAGCGAATTCCTCTCATGACTTCAAACACCTCCAGCCAGCCAGGGTACAACAAATATGGCGGACAGGTGACGTCAGTTCCCACAATCCTCTACGGCCGTCCAGCTCAGACACGACGTTGGTATATAGATAGCAAATACATAGGGCTAGATGACCAAAGGTTGATTAGCCGGCGTAATCATTCAGGCAAGCTTTTTCTGCTTTTGATCAGCCCAAATAAacgttaatattttttgttgcatATCCAGGTTGGAGAGTTTTGCGCACCAGACAAAACAGAATTTCAACACTATATTGTTGTggtttacacatttttaaacaagaaaatcaAAATAGATCTATTTTTcaaagagcaattaaaaaaagtcatttttaattaaatttaccGACATGTTGCAATATAGTCAACATGAAGTTAATATAAAAACTtataaaacaattttattaCAAAGCATTGGCATGGGCACATTAGAAAATATATTcacagttggatttttttttttttttacagttggaTTCATACAGCATCTTATTGCTAACTTACAATTTCAGCATGTCATTCCAACATTACACTTCAAATATATGTCACCAAATACTAAAAAATTACAGCTCTGATTTTAGTAATGCCATCTCCCTATTGAAGCATCCTCTGTCATTTGGTCATTCACAATGGTCAGGCCt
Coding sequences within it:
- the LOC130904613 gene encoding cytochrome b-c1 complex subunit 2, mitochondrial, coding for MRGIRSLNNISKRCYAAARPNEALTEAYAGQKSLAVSLPAPQDVQVSKLPNGLVIASLDNYTPLSSVGVFVKAGSRYETVENQGVAHVLRLAANLTTKGVSAFKLCRGVEALGASLSASLSRETMVYTAECFRDGLDNILEYLVNVTTAQEFQPWEVNDLTPRVNTDKARAKLSPRIGVIEKLHEAAYKNALSNSLYCPDFMVGKVSPQQLHSFVEDHFTTSRMAVVGLGVKHSDLKELGERFLSVRGGAGAPQIKVSYRGGELRVQNKNDLVHAMVVSEGAVAGSAEANSYVVLQRILGAGPHVKRGSNITSKLGQGVAKATTQVFDVSAFNAFYADSGLFGVYTISQANTAGDVIRASIAQVGAIAQGAVTADDIARAKTQAKADYLMSIESSSGLMAEMGAQALAAGAYQAPETILQAIEAVTQDDVVKAARKFVDGKKTMAASGHLISTPFVDEL